Proteins co-encoded in one Ralstonia sp. RRA genomic window:
- a CDS encoding NRAMP family divalent metal transporter: MTQIASGIDAPPRHAALDEAHVGDIRGALGTIAHHDTGARDGWRARFRTLLAILGPGLIVMVGDNDAGAFGTYTQAGQNYGTTLLWTLMLLIPVLYVNQEMVLRLGAVTRVGHARLIFARFGKFWGSFSVIDLFLVNALTLVTEFIGISLALEYLGIPRHWGVCAAAALVMLAASTGDFRRFERFALALVAGSLTLIPIFLVVHPPMGQVARDFFVPALPAGAPLAEVMLLIIAIVGTTVAPWQLFFQQSYVIDKRITARFIRYERADLWLGIVLVIAGAVAMIAFSAQAFHGTPEFGNYTDALGTAKGLEAYSGRWAGILFAIALLDASIIGACAVSLSTAYAIGDVFAVRHSLHRKPTEAKGFYAVYFGLTLLAAGLVLTPGVPLGLLTNAVQSLAGVLLPSATVFLLLLCNDKAVLGPWTNGRAMNIFTGGVVAVLVMLSVILTAAVLFPGIGEFEIGAILIGGSVIAVVMSLVLWRIEQRNHRPHHPQRVSVLDRNHWTMPPLEQLTPARWTPLKRTWMFVLRGYLVVAAGLVLVRIAGLVVQ; encoded by the coding sequence ATGACCCAAATTGCTTCTGGCATCGACGCACCACCACGTCATGCCGCGCTTGATGAGGCCCATGTGGGCGACATTCGTGGCGCGCTAGGCACCATTGCGCACCACGATACCGGTGCGCGTGACGGCTGGCGTGCACGTTTCCGCACGCTGCTGGCCATCCTCGGCCCCGGCCTGATCGTGATGGTCGGCGACAACGACGCCGGCGCCTTCGGCACGTACACGCAAGCCGGGCAGAACTACGGCACCACGCTGTTGTGGACGCTGATGCTGCTCATCCCCGTGCTGTACGTGAACCAGGAGATGGTGCTGCGCCTGGGTGCCGTCACGCGGGTCGGCCACGCGCGGCTGATCTTCGCGCGCTTCGGCAAGTTCTGGGGCAGCTTCTCTGTCATCGACTTATTCCTCGTCAATGCGTTGACGCTGGTGACGGAGTTCATCGGTATCAGCCTTGCGCTGGAATATCTCGGCATTCCGCGCCACTGGGGTGTGTGCGCTGCAGCGGCGCTGGTGATGTTGGCCGCATCCACGGGTGACTTCCGACGGTTCGAGCGCTTTGCACTTGCGCTGGTGGCGGGCAGTCTCACGCTCATTCCGATCTTTCTGGTGGTGCATCCGCCGATGGGGCAGGTGGCGCGCGATTTCTTCGTGCCTGCTCTACCGGCCGGTGCACCGCTGGCGGAAGTGATGCTGCTGATCATCGCCATCGTCGGGACGACCGTGGCGCCGTGGCAGTTGTTCTTCCAGCAAAGCTACGTGATCGACAAGCGCATCACTGCGCGCTTCATCCGCTATGAGCGTGCGGACCTGTGGCTGGGCATCGTGCTCGTGATTGCCGGCGCGGTGGCGATGATTGCCTTCAGCGCGCAGGCCTTCCACGGTACGCCTGAGTTTGGCAACTACACCGATGCACTGGGCACGGCGAAGGGGCTGGAGGCCTATTCGGGCCGCTGGGCGGGCATTCTGTTTGCCATTGCGCTGCTGGACGCCAGCATCATCGGCGCGTGCGCGGTGTCGCTGTCGACCGCCTATGCGATTGGCGATGTGTTTGCCGTGCGCCATTCGCTGCATCGCAAGCCGACCGAGGCCAAGGGCTTCTACGCCGTCTACTTCGGTTTGACGCTGCTGGCCGCAGGCCTGGTGCTGACGCCGGGTGTGCCGCTGGGCCTGCTGACCAACGCGGTGCAATCGCTCGCGGGCGTGCTGCTGCCGAGCGCGACGGTGTTCCTGCTGCTGCTGTGCAACGACAAGGCCGTGCTCGGCCCGTGGACGAACGGTCGCGCGATGAACATCTTCACCGGCGGTGTGGTGGCGGTGCTGGTGATGCTGTCGGTCATCCTGACGGCGGCGGTGCTGTTCCCGGGTATCGGCGAGTTCGAGATCGGTGCGATCCTGATCGGCGGTTCGGTCATCGCCGTGGTGATGTCGCTGGTGCTGTGGCGCATCGAGCAGCGCAATCACCGGCCGCATCATCCGCAACGCGTGAGCGTGCTGGACCGCAATCACTGGACCATGCCGCCGCTGGAGCAGCTCACGCCGGCACGCTGGACGCCGCTCAAGCGCACGTGGATGTTCGTGCTGCGCGGCTATCTGGTGGTGGCCGCAGGGCTGGTGCTGGTGCGCATTGCCGGATTGGTGGTGCAGTAA
- a CDS encoding carbohydrate porin — translation MLFLSMLQYVWVAVRPLVLVRAAALRRPAFLAVMALLSVSTQAARAEDAPTSAPAADALPIAGGELDDRFGFHGQSTWVWQAKPAFKSPYSGDNSLTGDRAISYSFSTTLDLGMRLWKGAEFHFNPEVIMGKAFSELHGLGGPTNGELAKVTGTDPTLYRARAFLRQTWGLGGDTEKIDADFNQFADVVDKRRVVLTVGNMPVLDVFDGVEYSHDPRTQFLNWSFMASPSFDYPADARGYNWGIALEYIDSELGWAARAGRFLQPIESNGLALDSAFMKHYGDMVELEKSYTLFGQDGKVRLMGWRNKTRMGRFDDAIALGQATGSAPDLSQVRKEHAKVGVGLSFEQKAGENLGLFARLNWSDDKTETYAFTEVGRNVSFGGLLKGTSWGRPNDVVGAAFSLNMLGPDHKAYLAAGGSGAFLGDGALNYGHERVLELFYSFQPVKGIMLSPDFQLIQNPGYNRDRGPAKFYGMRVHAEF, via the coding sequence ATGCTGTTTCTCTCGATGCTGCAATACGTTTGGGTTGCGGTGCGTCCGCTGGTTCTGGTGCGCGCCGCTGCATTGCGTCGTCCGGCTTTTCTGGCCGTGATGGCACTGTTGTCTGTTTCTACCCAAGCTGCCCGTGCAGAGGATGCGCCCACTTCTGCCCCGGCCGCCGATGCGCTGCCGATCGCCGGCGGTGAGCTGGATGACCGCTTCGGTTTCCACGGCCAATCGACCTGGGTGTGGCAAGCCAAGCCCGCGTTCAAGTCGCCGTACAGCGGCGACAACAGCCTGACTGGCGACCGCGCGATCAGCTACTCGTTCAGCACTACGCTCGATCTGGGTATGCGGTTGTGGAAGGGCGCCGAGTTCCACTTCAACCCGGAAGTCATCATGGGTAAGGCATTCTCCGAGCTGCACGGCTTGGGTGGCCCGACCAACGGAGAGCTGGCGAAGGTGACGGGCACCGACCCGACGCTGTACCGCGCCCGTGCTTTCCTGCGCCAGACCTGGGGCCTGGGCGGCGATACCGAAAAGATCGACGCCGACTTCAATCAGTTTGCCGATGTGGTCGACAAGCGCCGTGTAGTGCTGACGGTGGGCAACATGCCGGTGCTGGATGTATTTGACGGTGTGGAGTATTCGCACGATCCGCGCACGCAGTTCCTGAACTGGTCGTTCATGGCGAGCCCGTCGTTCGACTACCCCGCCGATGCGCGTGGCTACAACTGGGGCATCGCGCTGGAATACATCGACAGCGAGCTCGGCTGGGCTGCGCGCGCAGGCCGCTTCCTGCAGCCGATCGAATCGAATGGTTTGGCACTGGATTCCGCCTTCATGAAGCACTACGGTGACATGGTGGAACTGGAAAAGAGCTACACGCTGTTCGGCCAGGACGGCAAGGTACGGTTGATGGGCTGGCGCAACAAGACGCGCATGGGCCGCTTTGATGACGCCATCGCACTCGGCCAGGCCACCGGCAGCGCGCCGGATCTGAGCCAGGTGCGTAAGGAGCACGCCAAGGTGGGTGTGGGCCTGTCGTTCGAGCAGAAGGCGGGCGAGAACCTGGGTCTGTTTGCACGGCTGAATTGGTCGGATGACAAGACCGAGACGTACGCCTTTACTGAAGTGGGTCGCAACGTGTCGTTCGGCGGTCTGCTGAAGGGCACGTCGTGGGGTCGCCCCAATGATGTGGTGGGTGCGGCATTTTCGCTGAACATGTTGGGCCCAGATCACAAGGCCTACCTGGCGGCAGGCGGTAGCGGCGCGTTCCTGGGCGATGGCGCGTTGAACTATGGCCACGAGCGCGTACTCGAATTGTTTTACAGCTTTCAACCGGTCAAGGGCATCATGCTCAGCCCCGATTTTCAATTGATCCAGAACCCCGGCTACAACCGGGACCGCGGCCCTGCCAAGTTCTACGGCATGCGCGTCCACGCCGAGTTCTAA
- a CDS encoding serine hydrolase, with the protein MKFTRSATLAACAALVASVAALAPLAAIAQDAASCGGVPLSACPTPFDTSLPDTKHMLTWNQAERVIGFRNDYRNYAGDVFHHGGTSTPLPRAQRQLTDVSYAMHGHTYGIQDYLKHQNVAGMLVLKDGKIAYKYLGDGNTDSTLWTSRSVGKSVVSTLVGIALKEGKIRSLDDLVTDYEPDLKGTAWDGVTLRSLIQHTSGVAWNEDYTNPNSDFSKLTQCEAKPGTYQCVRTLVSGLHRAHPVGQSWSYSSGGAWLLGDVLEHATGMPLAAYLEQSLWKPYGMANDGVWHSYQAGQHDVGAHGFNATLEDWGRFGEFILNEGRLPNGKQILPAGWVDDASRWTHAANSVSPSHPDGTYGYQWWNNAVPMDTQNVTPAPAQTMRDALWALGIFGQVIMVNRKENLVIVQWSTWKQAEPSFSAQPLEASLFYSAIANQLR; encoded by the coding sequence ATGAAGTTCACTCGATCTGCAACTCTGGCCGCTTGTGCGGCGCTCGTAGCCTCTGTGGCCGCGCTCGCCCCGTTGGCGGCGATCGCTCAAGATGCCGCTTCCTGCGGCGGTGTGCCGCTGTCGGCGTGCCCGACGCCATTCGATACGTCGCTGCCGGACACCAAGCACATGCTCACGTGGAATCAGGCAGAGCGCGTCATCGGCTTTCGCAACGACTACCGGAACTACGCCGGCGATGTGTTCCACCACGGCGGCACGTCGACGCCGCTGCCCCGCGCGCAGCGGCAACTGACTGACGTCAGCTATGCGATGCACGGCCACACCTATGGCATTCAGGACTACCTGAAGCACCAGAATGTCGCCGGCATGCTCGTACTCAAGGACGGCAAGATCGCCTACAAATACCTGGGCGACGGCAATACCGACAGCACGCTGTGGACCTCGCGCTCAGTCGGCAAGTCGGTGGTGTCGACGCTGGTCGGCATCGCGCTGAAGGAGGGCAAGATTCGCTCGCTGGACGATCTGGTCACGGACTATGAACCCGATCTCAAGGGCACGGCCTGGGATGGCGTGACGCTTCGGTCGTTGATTCAACACACCTCGGGCGTGGCCTGGAACGAGGACTACACGAATCCGAACTCCGATTTTTCCAAGTTGACCCAATGCGAGGCAAAGCCGGGCACGTATCAGTGCGTGCGTACGTTGGTCTCGGGCCTGCATCGGGCGCATCCGGTGGGGCAGTCCTGGTCGTACTCATCGGGCGGCGCATGGCTGCTGGGTGATGTACTGGAGCATGCGACCGGCATGCCGCTGGCCGCGTACCTCGAACAGAGCCTCTGGAAACCCTACGGCATGGCTAACGACGGCGTGTGGCATTCCTACCAGGCGGGTCAGCATGACGTTGGCGCGCATGGATTCAATGCCACGCTGGAAGACTGGGGGCGCTTTGGTGAGTTCATCCTGAACGAGGGGCGATTGCCCAACGGCAAGCAAATATTGCCCGCCGGCTGGGTCGATGATGCCTCGCGTTGGACGCATGCCGCGAACTCCGTTTCGCCCTCGCACCCGGATGGCACTTATGGCTATCAGTGGTGGAACAACGCGGTGCCGATGGACACACAAAACGTGACCCCGGCACCGGCGCAGACGATGCGCGACGCCCTCTGGGCGCTGGGTATCTTCGGGCAAGTGATCATGGTCAACCGCAAGGAAAACCTGGTGATCGTGCAGTGGTCGACGTGGAAGCAGGCGGAGCCGTCCTTTAGTGCGCAGCCACTGGAGGCATCCTTGTTCTACAGCGCGATCGCGAATCAACTGCGTTAA
- a CDS encoding LysR family transcriptional regulator, translating into MSGLNFSLAQIEAFATVAELGSISKAATTLAKDRSTLSELIAFLEDDLGYALFERNGRNLALTQAGLRLQRQAKLLLRSAHAFGEFATGVAQDFNAEISLAYDPFVPRERIAALVDRAADRGIRLSAWSTCRIDAEDALKSGQADLAISLARNHSIGGDMQWYGVGTIDMALYAAESFFHTSPVALAELASKPQILMHRALDEQQAKLLRISDRVLLTNEVEMVGHMLDRSHGWAFLPTHLRMDQWPNVRMIVAEIGTDGLSQTLVALWKPGRDREPAVRDVLDALTAK; encoded by the coding sequence ATGAGCGGACTCAACTTCTCGCTTGCGCAAATCGAAGCGTTCGCCACCGTCGCCGAATTGGGGAGCATCTCGAAAGCCGCCACAACGCTCGCCAAAGACCGCTCAACCCTCAGCGAACTGATCGCGTTTCTGGAAGACGACCTGGGCTACGCCCTCTTCGAGCGCAACGGCCGCAACCTCGCTTTGACACAGGCCGGCTTGCGACTGCAGCGGCAGGCCAAGTTGCTCTTGCGCAGCGCGCATGCGTTTGGTGAATTTGCGACGGGTGTCGCGCAGGATTTCAACGCCGAGATCAGCCTAGCCTACGACCCCTTCGTGCCACGCGAGCGCATCGCCGCACTCGTCGATCGCGCAGCGGATCGCGGCATCCGCCTGAGCGCATGGAGCACCTGCCGGATCGACGCCGAAGACGCCTTGAAATCCGGGCAGGCAGATCTCGCCATCAGCCTCGCACGCAACCACAGCATCGGCGGCGACATGCAGTGGTACGGCGTTGGAACGATCGACATGGCGCTCTATGCCGCTGAATCGTTCTTTCACACCTCGCCCGTCGCGCTGGCGGAACTCGCGTCCAAGCCGCAGATCCTCATGCATCGTGCGCTCGACGAGCAGCAGGCCAAGCTCCTGCGAATTTCCGACCGCGTGTTGTTGACCAACGAAGTCGAGATGGTTGGACATATGCTGGATCGCTCGCACGGGTGGGCATTCCTGCCGACCCACTTGCGCATGGATCAATGGCCGAACGTGCGGATGATCGTGGCCGAAATCGGCACCGATGGATTGAGCCAGACGCTGGTCGCACTCTGGAAACCCGGGCGGGATCGCGAACCGGCCGTACGAGACGTGCTGGATGCGCTCACAGCGAAGTAG
- a CDS encoding ClpXP protease specificity-enhancing factor, producing the protein MPETSTKPYLIRAIYEWCTDNGFTPYIAVFVDNSTNVPREFVKNDEIVLNVSFDATSQLDMGNEWITFQARFSGVSRKIEVPVENVLAVYARENGQGMAFPVERSTPTTQAATERENNPPPKLAAVDSESAPAPVAAEVDGGPEDEPPPNVPRIGGKPALKVVK; encoded by the coding sequence ATGCCGGAAACTTCGACCAAGCCCTATCTGATCCGGGCCATTTACGAATGGTGCACGGACAACGGCTTCACGCCGTACATTGCTGTCTTTGTCGACAACAGCACCAACGTGCCGCGCGAGTTCGTCAAGAATGACGAGATCGTGCTGAACGTGAGCTTTGACGCGACCAGCCAGCTCGACATGGGCAACGAGTGGATTACGTTTCAGGCGCGTTTCTCGGGCGTGTCGCGCAAGATCGAAGTGCCGGTTGAGAACGTGCTCGCCGTCTACGCGCGCGAGAATGGGCAGGGCATGGCCTTCCCGGTTGAGCGTAGTACGCCGACCACGCAAGCCGCCACCGAACGCGAGAACAATCCGCCTCCCAAGTTGGCTGCAGTGGACTCCGAATCGGCGCCCGCACCGGTCGCCGCAGAGGTGGATGGCGGCCCGGAAGACGAGCCGCCGCCGAATGTGCCACGAATTGGTGGCAAACCTGCACTGAAGGTCGTCAAGTAA